A DNA window from Pungitius pungitius chromosome 1, fPunPun2.1, whole genome shotgun sequence contains the following coding sequences:
- the si:ch211-150o23.3 gene encoding uncharacterized protein si:ch211-150o23.3: protein MLRFLHIPLTGLLGVLWDGVAAFGGVRLVDGENKCSGRVEVLRHDQWGTVCDHGWDLREADVVCLELGCGLAESALHGAVFGAGGGEISLRHVQCSGHESSLTRCAVVLHSNVLCTHEKDAGVKCSGTLLTPTLTLLSPHTVFSPGEAVRFGCSVLLGHHLSDFHLFKHGVSTPLVTQRADQTQTKVELTLSDIETFHQGSYSCGYRINGGFPSQLLSSPPSNSINITVVELLTPQHWYNTSTEAPAGSVIKGHSFNISCSTPQQYPGGSFQLRLIRSNGTVRQSLPALTPLVTFTFPSAQSSNEGYYYCQYRVQLGGRTFVSRESQPLPIAVRDPDPVLSPMVISWLVSGLTFVVAVIVIIIVAKVLCNKEKKPTELERETRTCVDNTYVALSINKP, encoded by the exons GCCTGTTGGGTGTTCTGTGGGATGGAGTTGCTGCTTTTG GTGGGGTCAGACTAGTAGATGGGGAGAACAAGTGTTCTGGCAGAGTTGAGGTCCTCCGCCATGACCAGTGGGGCACGGTGTGCGACCATGGCTGGGACCTCCGGGAGGCGGATGTGGTGTGCCTGGAGCTGGGCTGTGGCTTAGCTGAATCTGCCCTGCATGGGGCCGTGTTTGGGGCAGGCGGTGGAGAGATCTCGCTGCGGCATGTCCAGTGCTCCGGACATGAGTCCAGTCTGACACGCTGTGCTGTTGTCCTTCACAGCAACGTCCTCTGTACCCATGAGAAGGATGCAGGTGTGAAATGCTCAG GTACCCTTTTAACGCCCACCCTCACGCTGCTGTCACCTCACACTGTGTTCTCTCCTGGCGAGGCTGTTCGCTTTGGCTGCAGCGTTTTGCTAGGTCACCACCTCAGTGACTTCCACCTGTTCAAGCATGGAGTTTCTACACCACTGGTTACACAGAGGGCGGACCAGACCCAGACCAAAGTGGAGCTGACATTGTCCGACATAGAGACTTTCCACCAGGGCAGTTACAGTTGTGGGTACAGGATCAACGGTGGCTTCCCTTCTCAGCTGCTGAGCTCCCCACCAAGCAACTCTATAAACATCACTGTTG TGGAACTCCTCACTCCCCAACATTGGTACAACACGTCCACTGAGGCCCCGGCTGGTTCCGTCATTAAAGGCCACAGTTTTAACATCAGCTGCTCCACCCCGCAGCAGTACCCCGGAGGCTCCTTCCAGCTGCGTCTGATCCGCTCCAACGGCACAGTGCGCCAGTCCCTGCCTGCCCTCACCCCGTTGGTCACTTTCACCTTCCCCAGCGCCCAGAGCTCTAACGAGGGATACTACTACTGCCAGTATCGGGTCCAGCTGGGGGGACGCACCTTTGTCTCCAGAGAAAGCCAGCCCCTGCCTATAGCCGTCAGAG ATCCAGATCCAGTTCTGAGTCCAATGGTGATCAGCTGGCTTGTGTCCGGCTTGACATTTGTAGTAGCTGTCATTGTTATAATCATCGTGGCCAAGGTGCTGTGTAACAAGGAGAAGAAGCCCACTGAACTTGAGCGAGAGACCAGAACCT GTGTGGATAACACTTATGTTGCCTTATCAATTAACAAGCCATGA